The Cryptococcus gattii WM276 chromosome B, complete sequence genome has a segment encoding these proteins:
- a CDS encoding Hypothetical Protein (Similar to TIGR gene model, INSD accession AAW41506.1), with the protein MAGLHHASVTKAMMMLLGVSTLAASLLDIKPYLHLQFVPHMTKYHQYWRILTHPFAFANSAELLMGEVLLYGTGVHTERAFGSRKYASFILISSVISTILACAVIVLLHPFGIKSIPGGPYGVIFSILWQRYRMVPPLYQFNLFGIHISQKFFQWIFALHLMLSVPPSSILISLCGLLSGYIYRTDIMFPIPSFSPRSRRFFVRQPLKAYRIPLSIYNLFGRIFGPFVGVSAPPRRSDRVLPGQINERRGVMAGLPGGVAAVGGAGAGTEGTPRPSLRSLLAGRITAESRTQTPGPNIINGGEEGDDEGEGEPGSTRAAMGEWVSGITGRSGARAPTEDEIGTLSAMFPNLSRETIVRALQRNDYNTAQAVEALLQQSE; encoded by the exons ATGGCAG GACTACACCATGCCAGTGTAACAAAGG CGATGATGATGCTCTTAGGAGTGTCAACACTTGCCGCATCACTTCTGGATATAAAACCATACTTACATCTGCAGTTTGTACCGCATATGACAAAATATCACCAG TACTGGCGGATTTTAACGCATCCATTTGCGTTTGCCAATTCTGCCGAGCTGTTAATGGGCGAGGTGCTGCTATATGGCACTGGTGTTCATACCGAAAG GGCTTTCGGCTCGAGAAAATATGCC TCATTCATTCTCATCTCCTCTGTCATTTCAACAATATTAGCATGCGCGGTTATTGTTCTATTGCATCCATTTGGTATAAAATCGATCCCAGGAGGACCTTATGGGGTCATATTCAGCAT ACTATGGCAGCGCTATCGCATGGTACCCCCGTTATATCAATTCAATCTCTTTGGTATTCACATATCGCAAAAATTCTTCCAATGGATTTTTGCCTTACAT CTTATGCTGTCCGTACCTCCTTCCTCAATTCTCATCTCCCTGTGTGGTCTTTTATCAGGCTATATCTATCGCACGGACATCATGTTCCCTATTCCCTCATTTTCGCCGCGTAGCCGCCGATTCTTCGTCCGCCAGCCTCTTAAGGCGTATCGCATCCCGTTATCCATCTACAATCTCTTTGGTCGCATCTTTGGTCCATTCGTTGGTGTCTCAGCACCGCCTAGGAGGTCAGATAGGGTGCTTCCTGGTCAGATAAACGAGCGACGGGGAGTTATGGCTGGATTACCAGGGGGAGTGGCTGCAGTAGGAGGCGCAGGTGCCGGAACAGAAGGGACACCAAGACCCAGTTTACGCAGTTTGCTCGCCGGCCGCATCACCGCTGAATCTCGTACCCAGACTCCCGGTCCTAATATTATCAatggaggagaagaaggagatgatgaaggagaaggagaacCAGGAAGCACAAGAGCTGCTATGGGGGAATGGGTCAGTGGAATAACAGGAAGATCAGGTGCCAGGGCACCGACAGAAGACGAGATTGGGACCTTGAGCGCCATGTTCCCTAATCTGAGTAGGGAAACGATAGTAAGAGCTTTACAGAGGAA TGATTACAATACCGCACAAGCTGTAGAGGCTCTATTGCAGCAAAGTGAATAA
- a CDS encoding Hypothetical Protein (Similar to TIGR gene model, INSD accession AAW41505.1) has product MTDIQHIADLVGINDQDTFHEFADIIEAFLRSHNLPALSDIQSPKTLSLERLSPVHYLILDHLSYMAPAKYLVLSRYHYKRLIPRIYRHVTINTNILDACEENYGRMFQLLGHIDTLRFADLTALKNICSLTDDWLYSRLFHNTKRIEIDTQMLRVYNNDYNLGPSGSLSATLGDKFEELVFRFTQVPKKTFRLPRQAFDNILGRQPDIVTLIFAIPYQHCNSWSTLLEYVPDYLEGCEPGKVCKVVFDIPHEKRKDLRGNVTMTVARHIMRHLRSQGSRQVGWKMEYHVTGAEEFGAVIWQVLAEMMPNNAALGDFFRERCEFVELDREKFQFKRRGL; this is encoded by the coding sequence ATGACAGACATCCAGCACATTGCTGATCTGGTGGGAATCAACGACCAAGACACATTCCACGAATTCGCAGACATCATCGAAGCCTTTCTCCGCTCACACAACCTACCAGCACTTTCTGACATCCAATCCCCCAAGACCTTGTCTCTTGAACGTCTCTCCCCAGTCCACTACCTCATCCTCGACCATCTGTCGTACATGGCCCCTGCCAAGTACCTTGTCCTCTCTCGGTATCATTACAAACGTTTAATTCCCCGCATCTACCGCCACGTCACCATCAACACCAACATCCTTGATGCCTGTGAAGAGAATTACGGTCGGATGTTCCAACTCCTTGGGCATATTGATACCCTCAGGTTTGCAGACCTGACAGCTTTAAAAAACATCTGCTCTCTCACAGATGACTGGCTGTATAGCAGGTTGTTTCATAACACGAAACGAATAGAAATTGACACCCAGATGCTTCGGGTGTACAACAATGATTACAACCTCGGTCCTTCTGGCAGTCTCTCTGCTACTCTCGGCGATAAGTTTGAGGAACTTGTCTTCCGATTTACTCAGGTACCAAAGAAGACATTTCGTCTCCCACGCCAAGCGTTCGATAATATTCTTGGACGGCAGCCAGATATTGTCACTCTTATTTTTGCTATCCCTTACCAGCACTGTAACTCCTGGTCAACACTTTTAGAGTATGTACCAGATTACCTGGAAGGTTGTGAGCCCGGTAAAGTCTGTAAAGTCGTTTTCGATATACCACACGAAAAACGAAAAGATCTGCGAGGTAATGTGACAATGACCGTCGCCAGACACATCATGAGACACCTCCGTTCACAGGGCTCTAGGCAGGTGGGATGGAAAATGGAATATCATGTTACAGGTGCTGAGGAGTTTGGTGCTGTGATCTGGCAAGTCTTGGCGGAGATGATGCCAAATAACGCTGCGCTTGGAGACTTTTTTAGAGAACGTTGCGAATTTGTCGAGTTGGATCGGGAGAAGTTTCAGTTCAAGAGAAGGGGTCTTTGA
- a CDS encoding Eukaryotic translation initiation factor 3 subunit 7, putative (Similar to TIGR gene model, INSD accession AAW41507.1) yields MTNFVLPPIHDNADGSWGPSTSTLPAQFKDIPYAPFSKSDKITRIADWHDPQAEAAAGTRTSRTTQAGGRRTAYGAAEGTVFGFVHDKDEKSFSLVDSGVRVGARGKAPIRGRSVRGVASARGVRGRGGQRGGFSTRGGRGGARGGYGDWNKPQRTRDSSVTIGPEWEVLEEIDFNRLSKLSLTVEDPEDLASYGTVQAYDKAFDRINTRNEKPLEIVNRVRYNPSTSDDPIISQYAEKKEAQIFATDSILAVLMCAGRSVNSWDIILEHRNGQVFFDKRESGPLDYITVNENAADPPVDSDDASNINSAGSLSLEATYISHNFSSQVSANSKSKAYTPNPNPFYSPEVESEPPASTLYKYRKFDLAIDEEEQFDVIVRTEADAYLGKKEVLVTVKALNEYDPRVQGGSGKPLDWRKNLDTQKGAILASEMKNNSAKFARWAIQSILAGAEQMKMGYISRANPRDAQRHTIVGVQSFKPVDFARQMNVSLSNGWGIVRTIADLVLKQPEGKFVLVKDPNNPLVRLYKVPDDTFDADAEEEEEEQDEE; encoded by the exons ATGACCAACTTTGTCCTCCCTCCCATCCACGATAACGCCGATGGCTCATGGGGTCCCAGCACCAGTACCCTGCCTGCTCAGTTCAAGGA CATTCCTTACGCTCCCTTCTCCAAATCTGACAAAATCACTCGAATCGCCGACTGGCATGATCCTCAAGCCGAAGCTGCCGCTGGAACCCGTACCTCCCGTACCACTCAAGCCGGCGGCCGGCGAACTGCTTATGGCGCTGCTGAAGGAACTGTTTTCGGCTTTGTTCACGATAAGGACGAGAAGAGCTTCTCGCTCGTTGACAGCGGTGTCAGGGTTGGGGCTAGAGGCAAGGCCCCTATCAGGGGAAGGAGTGTTAGGGGCGTTGCTTCAGCCAGGGGTGTCAGAGGACGAGGTGGTCAACGAGGTGGATTCAGCACAAGGGGCGGCCGAGGTGGTGCCCGGGGTGGATATGGTGATTGGAACAAGCCTCAGCGAACTAGGGATTCTTCCGTCACTATCGGTCCTGAATGGGAGGTTCTTGAGGAGATTGACTTTAACCGTCTGTCCAAGTTGAGCCTTACTGTCGAAGACCCCGAAGACCT TGCTTCATACGGTACTGTCCAAGCATACGACAAGGCCTTTGATCGAATCAACACCAGGAATGAGAAACCCCTCGAGATCGTCAATCGTGTCAGGTACAACCCCTCTACAAGCGATGATCCCATCATTTCTCAG TACGCCGAAAAGAAGGAGGCGCAAATCTTTGCTACCGACTCTATCCTTGCTGTCCTCATGTGTGCCGGTCGATCCGTAAACTCTTGGGATATCATCCTCGAACACCGAAACGGTCAAGTCTTTTTCGACAAGCGAGAGTCTGGACCTCTCGACTACATCACCGTCAACGAGAACGCTGCCGACCCCCCAGTTGATTCTGACGACGCCAGCAACATTAACTCCGCCGGTTCCCTCTCTCTCGAAGCCACTTACATTTCTCACAACTTCTCTTCTCAAGTCTCTGCCAACTCCAAATCCAAGGCTTACACTCCCAACCCCAACCCCTTCTACTCTCCCGAAGTCGAGTCCGAACCCCCCGCGTCCACTCTCTACAAGTACAGGAAGTTCGACCTTGCtatcgatgaagaagaacagTTTGATGTCATTGTCCGAACTGAAGCCGACGCTTACCTCGGCAAGAAGGAAGTCCTCGTCACTGTCAAGGCTCTTAATGAATACGACCCTCGTGTCCAGGGTGGTTCCGGCAAGCCCCTTGACTGGAGGAAGAATCTCGACACTCAGAAGGGTGCTATCCTTGCTAGCGAGATGAAGAACAACAGCGCCAAGTTTGCTCGATGGGCTATCCAGTCTATCTTGGCCGGTGCTGAGCAGATGAAGATGGGTTACATTTCTCGAGCTAACCCCAGGGATGCCCAAAGACACACCATCGTCGGCGTGCAATCTTTTAAGCCTGTTGACTTTGCTAGACAGATGAATGTCTCCCTTTCCAACGGTTGGGGTATTGTGCGAACAATCGCCGACCTTGTGCTCAAGCAACCTGAAGGCAAGTTTGTCCTTGTGAAGGACCCCAATAAC CCCTTGGTGAGGTTGTACAAGGTCCCTGATGACACTTTCGATGCCGATgcggaggaagaggaagaggagcagGACGAGGAGTAG
- a CDS encoding CAP64 gene product - related protein (Similar to TIGR gene model, INSD accession AAW41509.1), with protein MLRLTRGNAKTCLSISIALNIIVLIVLFLPTERTHRLLGDEAWDKLAKFGIARSLNDQAFSTVSARGCSMCEVDPVLCEEIGRDNLERSLAFSGTNRRLRRVLAKFRRGETINVGAIGGSVTRGFGLNHYDEPYWPDTPTNLHRIIFNHLASLYPAPNGVKTGDSGREEGKHGYINGGQGALGTDYFSYCWEEHVPADLDLIFLEQAINDELVLRNINSYELLVRSLLDLPTSPAIVNLDVFALKFNSITMGGDLHLGIAQFYDLPVLSLRNALLNDMLKNSSLVSEYFFVHPDGQVDLRHISRKGHDIMGRIGAAYMDSQICEMDEYEQGIPGADSMSIDQLYPVEPIPRMQVNMKYDEDLVLPTIKPQCFSANSDKHPLTPVENNGWRKWNWKEKHYLVADVPGSRASFNLSTSLGKIELQYLRSYQYHQGSAKCWIDDEVDKAIKLDGYWKEPFNIGRAATIGEGLEPGEHTLTCELLKETADPEGGLEFRLISIMSI; from the exons ATGCTACGTCTAACCAGGGGCAACGCGAAGACATGCCTCAGCATTTCCATCGCGCTCAACATCATCGTCCTCATAGTTCTCTTCCTGCCAACGGAAAGGACCCATAGGCTCCTGGGAGACGAGGCTTGGGACAAACTTGCCAAGTTTGGGATAGCCAGGAGTCTGAATGATCAGGCTTTCTCGACTGTCTCTGCGAGAGGTTGCAGTATGTGCGAAGTTGACCCTGTCCTTTGTGAAGAAATTGG GAGAGACAATCTCGAGCGATCACTGGCATTTTCGGGCACCAATCGCCGATTGAGGCGAGTGCTAGCCAAGTTCAGACGAGGCGAGACCATTAATGTTGGTGCCATCGGTGGCTCTG TTACAAGAGGCTTCGGATTAAATCATTACGATGAACCATACTGGCCCGACACACCTACTAACCTCCATCGTATTATATTCAACCATCTCGCTAGTCTTTATCCTGCCCCTAACGGAGTCAAAACTGGAGATAGCggaagggaagagggaaagcATGGGTACATTAATGGCGGGCAAGGAGCGCTCG GTACTGATTACTTTTCTTATTGCTGGGAGGAACATGTACCTGCTGATCTTGACCTTATCTTCCTTGAACAAGCTATCAACGACGAGTT GGTTCTACGGAATATTAATTCTTATGAGCTCTTAGTGAGGAGTCTACTAGATCTGCCCACGTCGCCTGCGATTGTGAACCTGGA CGTTTTCGCCCTGAAGTTCAACTCAATAACTATGGGAGGTGATTTG CATCTCGGCATTGCCCAGTTTTACGATCTCCCTGTACTCTCTCTCCGTAATGCTCTTTTGAACGACATGCTCAAAAATAGCTCCCTCGTTTCTGAATATTTCTTTGTTCATCCGGATGGGCAAGTTGATCTGCGTCAT ATCTCGAGGAAAGGACATGATATTATGGGTAGAATAGGAGCAGCCTATATGGATTCTCAGATCTGCGAAATGGACGAGTACGAGCAAGGTATCCCTGGGGCGGATTCAATGTCGATTGATCAGCTCTATCCGGTAGAGCCTATTCCAAGG ATGCAAGTAAACATGAAGTACGACGAAGATCTTGTCCTCCCGACTATAAAACCCCAATGTTTCTCAGCAAATAGTGACAAGCATCCGCTCACACCTGTTGAGAATAATGGTTG GCGCAAATGGAACTGGAAAGAGAAACATTACCTTGTGGCCGACGTCCCCGGATCTCGAGCATCTTTCAACCTTAGTACATCTCTTGGTAAAATAGAACTACAGTATTTGCGTTCATATCAGTATCACCAAGGGAGTGCGAAGTGCTGGATAGACGACGAGGTTGATAAGGCTATAAAGCTGGATGGATATTGGAAAGAGCCCTTCAATATCGGACG GGCTGCAACGATCGGAGAGGGCCTCGAACCTGGAGAGCATACGCTGACCTGTGAACTGCTGAAAGAGACTGCGGACCCAGAAGGTGGTTTAGAGTTTAGATTAATATCTATCATGAG CATATAA